Proteins co-encoded in one Arachis hypogaea cultivar Tifrunner chromosome 11, arahy.Tifrunner.gnm2.J5K5, whole genome shotgun sequence genomic window:
- the LOC112719815 gene encoding cysteine-rich receptor-like protein kinase 2 isoform X1, producing MMFNKPLKLLALTLIILWSWWTSFHFHGALGDPQTLLLNKGCSQYNATNLSNFNQNLNSTLRDLRNQSKSMDFGTSHHAVGADPVYGMFQCRDYLSKADCATCFSVAAAQIRNCSAGANGARVIYDGCFIRYESNEFFNQTTLPGNSMICGNKTASGGSNAFNGVAQKVLQDLQTATPRIPGYFAATKTQVAGGGGGGAIYAVAQCAQSVSEGGCSECLNVGVTNIQSCLPNTDGRAYDAGCFMRYSMTPFFADNKVVDVTPYLKQQGGNSSNNKGAIIGGVIGGVVLFMILFALFVWLRRNKKLPTRGPRGDILGATELKGPVTYRYKDLKSATKNFSDENKLGEGGFGDVYKGTLKNGKIVAVKKLALGQSRKIDESFESEVKLISNVHHRNLVRLLGCCSKGPERILVYEYMANSSLDRYLFGEKKGNLNWKQRYDIIVGTARGLAYLHEDFHVCIIHRDIKTSNILLDDDLQPRIADFGLARLLPEDKSHLSTKFAGTLGYTAPEYAIHGQLSEKADAYSYGVVVLEIISGQKSSELRDDADGEFLLQRAWKLYEKDMHLELVDPTLDPEDYSSEEVKRIIEIALLCTQASPSTRPTMSEVVLLLKSKNLLMENMMRPTMPVFVHSSNVRSQHDTSTSTASSSVSASKATVSTSVLSAR from the exons ATGATGTTTAATAAACCACTCAAACTCTTGGCCTTGACCTTAATCATATTATGGTCATGGTGGACTTCATTCCATTTCCATGGAGCATTAGGAGACCCCCAAACCCTTTTGCTCAACAAAGGTTGCAGCCAATACAACGCAACCAACTTGTCAAATTTCAACCAAAACCTAAACTCAACTTTGAGAGATCTTAGAAATCAAAGTAAGAGTATGGATTTTGGTACATCACACCATGCCGTAGGAGCGGATCCTGTCTACGGCATGTTTCAATGCAGGgactacttatcaaaggctgattGTGCCACGTGTTTCTCTGTCGCGGCCGCCCAAATTCGCAATTGCTCCGCCGGAGCTAATGGTGCCCGGGTGATATATGATGGATGTTTCATCAG GTACGAAAGCAATGAATTCTTCAACCAAACAACTCTACCGGGTAACAGCATGATTTGTGGTAACAAAACTGCAAGTGGAGGATCAAATGCTTTCAATGGAGTTGCACAAAAAGTGCTACAAGATTTGCAAACAGCAACACCAAGAATTCCCGGTTACTTTGCAGCTACCAAGACACAAGTAGCcggtggcggcggcggcggcgcaaTCTATGCCGTCGCACAATGTGCTCAATCCGTGTCTGAGGGAGGTTGTTCGGAATGCTTGAATGTTGGCGTAACCAACATTCAAAGTTGTCTTCCTAATACAGATGGTAGAGCATACGATGCTGGTTGTTTTATGAGATATTCTATGACACCATTCTTTGCTGATAACAAAGTTGTTGATGTCACACCATATTTGAAACAACAAG GAGGAAATTCAAGCAACAACAAAGGGGCTATTATTGGTGGTGTTATTGGAGGTGTAGTACTTTTTATGATTCTCTTTGCATTGTTTGTGTGGCTTAGAAGAAACAAGAAATTACCAACAAGAGGTCCTAGAG GTGACATATTGGGAGCAACTGAGTTGAAAGGCCCAGTTACTTATAGGTATAAAGATTTAAAAAGTGcaacaaaaaattttagtgaTGAAAATAAACTAGGAGAAGGAGGTTTTGGAGATGTATACAAG GGTACTctgaaaaatggaaaaatagTTGCTGTGAAGAAATTGGCTTTAGGGCAATCAAGAAAAATTGATGAAAGTTTTGAAAGTGAAGTGAAGCTTATAAGTAATGTTCACCATAGGAATCTGGTTAGACTTCTTGGATGTTGTAGTAAGGGCCCAGAAAGAATCCTTGTTTATGAGTACATGGCAAATAGCAGCCTTGACAGATATTTATTTG gtgAGAAGAAGGGTAATCTGAATTGGAAACAAAGGTATGATATAATTGTAGGCACAGCAAGAGGTCTTGCATATCTACATGAGGATTTCCATGTTTGTATCATACACAGAGATATAAAAACTAGCAACATACTATTGGATGATGATCTTCAACCTAGAATTGCTGATTTTGGTTTAGCAAGGCTTCTACCTGAGGACAAATCTCACCTTAGCACAAAATTTGCAGGAACTTT AGGATATACAGCACCTGAATATGCAATTCATGGTCAATTATCAGAGAAAGCTGATGCTTATAGCTATGGTGTTGTGGTCCTGGAAATTATAAGTGGTCAAAAGAGTAGTGAATTGAGAGATGATGCCGACGGTGAATTTCTCCTTCAAAGG GCATGGAAACTGTATGAGAAAGACATGCACTTGGAGCTAGTGGACCCCACATTGGACCCTGAAGACTATAGTtcagaagaagtaaagagaatCATAGAAATTGCTTTGTTGTGCACTCAAGCATCACCTTCCACAAGACCAACAATGTCCGAGGTGGTTCTCTTACTCAAGAGTAAGAACTTATTGATGGAGAATATGATGAGACCTACTATGCCTGTCTTTGTTCATTCTAGTAATGTTAGGTCTCAACATGACACATCTACTTCAACTGCTTCATCATCTGTGTCTGCATCCAAAGCTACAGTTTCCACTTCAGTACTATCTGCTCgttga
- the LOC112719815 gene encoding cysteine-rich receptor-like protein kinase 2 isoform X2: MMFNKPLKLLALTLIILWSWWTSFHFHGALGDPQTLLLNKGCSQYNATNLSNFNQNLNSTLRDLRNQSKSMDFGTSHHAVGADPVYGMFQCRDYLSKADCATCFSVAAAQIRNCSAGANGARVIYDGCFIRYESNEFFNQTTLPGNSMICGNKTASGGSNAFNGVAQKVLQDLQTATPRIPGYFAATKTQVAGGGGGGAIYAVAQCAQSVSEGGCSECLNVGVTNIQSCLPNTDGRAYDAGCFMRYSMTPFFADNKVVDVTPYLKQQEGGNSSNNKGAIIGGVIGGVVLFMILFALFVWLRRNKKLPTRGPRGDILGATELKGPVTYRYKDLKSATKNFSDENKLGEGGFGDVYKGTLKNGKIVAVKKLALGQSRKIDESFESEVKLISNVHHRNLVRLLGCCSKGPERILVYEYMANSSLDRYLFGEKKGNLNWKQRYDIIVGTARGLAYLHEDFHVCIIHRDIKTSNILLDDDLQPRIADFGLARLLPEDKSHLSTKFAGTLGYTAPEYAIHGQLSEKADAYSYGVVVLEIISGQKSSELRDDADGEFLLQRAWKLYEKDMHLELVDPTLDPEDYSSEEVKRIIEIALLCTQASPSTRPTMSEVVLLLKSKNLLMENMMRPTMPVFVHSSNVRSQHDTSTSTASSSVSASKATVSTSVLSAR; the protein is encoded by the exons ATGATGTTTAATAAACCACTCAAACTCTTGGCCTTGACCTTAATCATATTATGGTCATGGTGGACTTCATTCCATTTCCATGGAGCATTAGGAGACCCCCAAACCCTTTTGCTCAACAAAGGTTGCAGCCAATACAACGCAACCAACTTGTCAAATTTCAACCAAAACCTAAACTCAACTTTGAGAGATCTTAGAAATCAAAGTAAGAGTATGGATTTTGGTACATCACACCATGCCGTAGGAGCGGATCCTGTCTACGGCATGTTTCAATGCAGGgactacttatcaaaggctgattGTGCCACGTGTTTCTCTGTCGCGGCCGCCCAAATTCGCAATTGCTCCGCCGGAGCTAATGGTGCCCGGGTGATATATGATGGATGTTTCATCAG GTACGAAAGCAATGAATTCTTCAACCAAACAACTCTACCGGGTAACAGCATGATTTGTGGTAACAAAACTGCAAGTGGAGGATCAAATGCTTTCAATGGAGTTGCACAAAAAGTGCTACAAGATTTGCAAACAGCAACACCAAGAATTCCCGGTTACTTTGCAGCTACCAAGACACAAGTAGCcggtggcggcggcggcggcgcaaTCTATGCCGTCGCACAATGTGCTCAATCCGTGTCTGAGGGAGGTTGTTCGGAATGCTTGAATGTTGGCGTAACCAACATTCAAAGTTGTCTTCCTAATACAGATGGTAGAGCATACGATGCTGGTTGTTTTATGAGATATTCTATGACACCATTCTTTGCTGATAACAAAGTTGTTGATGTCACACCATATTTGAAACAACAAG AAGGAGGAAATTCAAGCAACAACAAAGGGGCTATTATTGGTGGTGTTATTGGAGGTGTAGTACTTTTTATGATTCTCTTTGCATTGTTTGTGTGGCTTAGAAGAAACAAGAAATTACCAACAAGAGGTCCTAGAG GTGACATATTGGGAGCAACTGAGTTGAAAGGCCCAGTTACTTATAGGTATAAAGATTTAAAAAGTGcaacaaaaaattttagtgaTGAAAATAAACTAGGAGAAGGAGGTTTTGGAGATGTATACAAG GGTACTctgaaaaatggaaaaatagTTGCTGTGAAGAAATTGGCTTTAGGGCAATCAAGAAAAATTGATGAAAGTTTTGAAAGTGAAGTGAAGCTTATAAGTAATGTTCACCATAGGAATCTGGTTAGACTTCTTGGATGTTGTAGTAAGGGCCCAGAAAGAATCCTTGTTTATGAGTACATGGCAAATAGCAGCCTTGACAGATATTTATTTG gtgAGAAGAAGGGTAATCTGAATTGGAAACAAAGGTATGATATAATTGTAGGCACAGCAAGAGGTCTTGCATATCTACATGAGGATTTCCATGTTTGTATCATACACAGAGATATAAAAACTAGCAACATACTATTGGATGATGATCTTCAACCTAGAATTGCTGATTTTGGTTTAGCAAGGCTTCTACCTGAGGACAAATCTCACCTTAGCACAAAATTTGCAGGAACTTT AGGATATACAGCACCTGAATATGCAATTCATGGTCAATTATCAGAGAAAGCTGATGCTTATAGCTATGGTGTTGTGGTCCTGGAAATTATAAGTGGTCAAAAGAGTAGTGAATTGAGAGATGATGCCGACGGTGAATTTCTCCTTCAAAGG GCATGGAAACTGTATGAGAAAGACATGCACTTGGAGCTAGTGGACCCCACATTGGACCCTGAAGACTATAGTtcagaagaagtaaagagaatCATAGAAATTGCTTTGTTGTGCACTCAAGCATCACCTTCCACAAGACCAACAATGTCCGAGGTGGTTCTCTTACTCAAGAGTAAGAACTTATTGATGGAGAATATGATGAGACCTACTATGCCTGTCTTTGTTCATTCTAGTAATGTTAGGTCTCAACATGACACATCTACTTCAACTGCTTCATCATCTGTGTCTGCATCCAAAGCTACAGTTTCCACTTCAGTACTATCTGCTCgttga
- the LOC112719820 gene encoding psbQ-like protein 3, chloroplastic, giving the protein MEFMRTFILKPNMTTQLYFPPFTSSCCVNKVNKPYSYQNPNKDDLSLKMSKRVGVFLSVASLILRTQSTSAFEFKFVAPDQTIEEAESGVRGHAQNLLQVKDLLELESWKAAQKELRMSSALLKKDIYTIIQNKPGIERPPLRKLYTTLFNNVTRLDYAARDKDIPEIWRRYENIVVAVNDILSRI; this is encoded by the exons ATGGAGTTTATGAGAACATTCATATTGAAACCAAACATGACAACACAATTATACTTTCCACCATTCACATCATCATGCTGTGTCAACAAAGTGAACAAACCTTATTCCTATCAAAATCCCAACAAGGATGATCTCTCATTGAAAATGAGCAAAAGGGTTGGTGTTTTTTTATCTGTAGCATCATTGATTCTGAGGACACAAAGCACAAGCgcgtttgagttcaagtttgtgGCACCTGatcaaacaattgaagaagctgagAGTGGTGTTAGAGGGCATGCACAGAATTTGTTACAAGTTAAGGATCTTTTGGAGTTAGAGTCATGGAAAGCAGCACAGAAGGAATTGAGAATGAGCTCAGCACTTTTGAAAAAGGATATATACACCATCATACAAAACAAGCCTGGAATTGAGAGGCCACCATTGAGGAAGCTCTACACTACTCTATTCAACAATGTTACTAGA CTGGATTATGCAGCAAGGGATAAAGATATACCGGAAATTTGGCGGCGTTACGAGAACATTGTGGTGGCTGTGAATGACATTCTATCCAGAATATGA
- the LOC112719821 gene encoding uncharacterized protein, translated as MASILRRLPIAAVIFLAVALSATTTATARPCRSFLISSYSIRNPSTNNFATVTVTEIQSLTINTNNHFFKIPFNQNGVVFPLHRRNHHRDLSRASLPRASSGIYGYDFASLRDRTKDILSVVLALLFGFGCGSLVAATMYLLWFVLSGRRFDDLSDDDSHGAEIESFKKLGYVKIPAAEKTAAPPAAAKDSSSV; from the coding sequence ATGGCCTCAATCCTCCGCCGTTTACCGATCGCCGCCGTAATCTTTTTGGCGGTGGCCCTCTCCGCCACCACAACCGCCACCGCACGACCCTGCAGATCCTTCCTCATCTCTTCCTACTCCATCCGCAACCCTTCCACCAACAACTTCGCCACCGTCACCGTTACCGAGATCCAATCCCTCACTATCAACACCAACAATCACTTCTTCAAAATCCCCTTCaaccaaaacggcgtcgttttcccCTTGCACCGTCGCAACCATCACCGCGATCTTTCACGCGCGTCGCTACCACGCGCCTCCTCAGGGATTTACGGTTACGACTTCGCTTCACTCCGCGACCGCACCAAGGACATCCTCAGCGTCGTCCTCGCCTTGCTCTTTGGATTCGGTTGCGGTTCCCTCGTCGCCGCCACTATGTACCTCCTCTGGTTCGTCCTCTCCGGCCGCCGCTTCGACGATCTCTCCGATGACGATAGCCATGGCGCGGAGATCGAGAGTTTCAAGAAACTCGGGTACGTGAAGATTCCGGCGGCGGAGAAGACCGCTGCTCCACCGGCGGCGGCGAAGGATTCTTCTTCGGTATGA
- the LOC112719823 gene encoding protein LEAD-SENSITIVE 1, whose amino-acid sequence MGVLSNKVDPSNLNPGDHIYSWRQAYIYAHHGIYIGDGMVIHFTRGADQEIGAGTVLDRLLFSLPPSHPTDTPCQRCGGDQTRKDGVISSCLDCFLSGGDLYLFEYGVSPAFFLAKARGGTCTLATSNPTEQVLHRAFFLLENGFGGYHVFKNNCEDFAIYCKTGLLVFTNMSVGRSGQAASCFAAASALVSSPLRFMTTGIGGLSLVGCGMYCVSRLVSDIGVRRDVTKVPVEKLVDSLDSPAKITEMAKLD is encoded by the exons ATGGGGGTGCTTTCCAATAAGGTTGATCCTTCAAACCTTAATCCTGGTGATCATATTTACTCTTGGAGACAGGCTTACATCTATGCACATCACG GAATTTATATAGGTGATGGAATGGTGATCCACTTCACAAGGGGTGCAGACCAAGAAATAGGAGCAGGAACTGTCTTAGACCGTCTTCTATTCAGTTTACCTCCCTCCCATCCTACAGACACACCATGCCAAAGATGTGGCGGCGACCAGACAAGAAAAGATGGTGTCATCTCTTCTTGCTTGGACTGTTTTCTCTCTGGTGGTGACCTTTACCTCTTTGAATATGGTGTCTCACCAGCATTCTTTCTAGCCAAAGCTAGAGGTGGTACCTGCACCCTTGCAACTTCCAATCCAACCGAGCAAGTGCTTCACCGTGCTTTCTTCCTCCTTGAGAACGGGTTCGGTGGCTACCATGTCTTTAAGAACAACTGTGAGGACTTTGCAATCTACTGCAAAACTGGCCTGCTTGTATTCACAAACATGAGTGTTGGGAGAAGTGGTCAAGCAGCATCTTGTTTTGCTGCTGCTAGTGCCTTAGTTTCTTCACCACTTCGGTTCATGACCACGGGTATCGGCGGTCTATCGTTGGTTGGTTGTGGCATGTACTGTGTTAGCCGATTGGTTTCGGATATTGGAGTTCGCCGAGACGTAACTAAAGTTCCGGTGGAGAAGCTTGTAGATTCATTGGATTCACCGGCTAAGATAACTGAAATGGCCAAGTTAGACTAA
- the LOC112719824 gene encoding uncharacterized protein has protein sequence MARRVETRNDSALTRAVGKVFAFVRYAEFEILFFLFFIIAYIVFKDITSRPEYNQILVKKPGGSEFWPY, from the exons ATGGCGAGGCGAGTTGAGACTCGGAACGATTCGGCGCTGACTCGGGCGGTTGGAAAGGTGTTTGCGTTCGTGAGATACGCGGAGTTTGagatcctcttcttcctcttcttcatcatTGCTTATATCGTCTTCAAAGACAtt ACATCAAGACCCGAATACAATCAAATCCTTGTAAAGAAGCCCGGTGGATCAGAGTTTTGGCCTTACTAG